The Streptomyces rubrogriseus genomic sequence AAGTACCCGCACCACGCGGTGGTCGGCACCGTCGGGCTGTGGAGCAAGTACCCGATCAGCGGCGTGAAGCCGGTCGACATCGAGCTGGGCTGGAAGCGCGCGATGCGCGCCACCGTCGCCACGCCCTCCGGACCGATCGCCGTCTACGTCGCCCACCTGCCCTCCGTACGGGTGAAGCTGGAGGCCGGTTTCACCGCGCGGCAGCGGGACAAGAGCGCCGACGCCCTCGGCGAGGCCATCGCCGACGAGAAGCTGCCCCGCAAGATCCTGCTGGGCGACCTCAACGGCACCATGAACGACCGCTCGCTCACCGCGATCACCTCCCAGCTGCGCTCCCCGCAGGGCGCCGTGGGCGACGGCTTCGGCTTCAGCTGGCCGGCGTCCTTCCCGATGGCCCGCATCGACCAGATCCTGGTCACCGGCGTGGAACCGACGACCAGCTGGACCCTCCCGGCGACCGGCAGCGACCACCTGCCGATCGCCGCGCGTGTGAAGGTCGACACAACGGCTTCCTAGAATTCGTCTGCGGAATACCCGCCCTGAGAGTCTTTGTTCCGTACGGGAACATACAGTCGTCCCCGCCGGGCCCTCCCGGCTTCCCGTACGCAACCCCGCTCTCGAAAGGCGAGACCCCCTCATGCCCCTGGCCCTGCTCGCCCTTGCCGTGGGCGCCTTCGGCATCGGTACCACCGAGTTCGTGATGATGGGCCTGCTGCCCGACGTCGCGGACGACCTGGGCATCTCCATCCCCACGGCCGGCCACCTCGTCTCCGCCTACGCGCTCGGCGTCGTCATCGGCGCCCCGCTGCTCGCGGCGGCCACGACCCGGATGTCCCGCCGCGCCGTCCTGATCGCCCTGATGGCGCTGTTCGTGGTGGGCAACGCCCTGTCGGCCGTCGCCCCCGGCGAGATCTCCCTGCTCGCCGCCCGCTTCGTCAGCGGCCTGCCGCACGGCGCCTTCTTCGGCGTCGGCGCGGTCGTCGCCACCGGCATGGTCGCGCCGGAACGCAGGGCCCGCTCCGTCTCCCTGATGTTCCTCGGCCTCACCGTCGCCAACATCGTCGGCGTCCCGGCCGCCACCGCCATGGGCCAGCAACTCGGCTGGCGGGCCACCTTCCTCGGCGTGAGCGCGATCGGCGTGGCGGCGATAGCGGCGCTGGCCTTCCTGATCCCGCGCGACAGCGCCCCCGCCCCCGCCACCGGCCTGCGCGGCGAACTGGCCGCCCTGCGTTCCCTGCCCGTGTGGCTGGCGCTCGGCACGACGGTCGCGGGCTTCGGCGCGCTCTTCGCGGCCTACAGCTACATCACGCCGATGCTGACCGACGCCGCCGGGTTCGCCGAGACCAGCGTGACGCTGCTGCTGGCCCTCTTCGGCGTCGGCGCCACCGCGGGCAACCTGCTGGGCGGCCGCCTGGCCGACCACTCCCTGCGCGGCACCCTCTTCGGCGGCCTCGCCTCCCTCGTCGTGGTCCTCGCCCTGTTCCCCCTCCTGATGCGTACGCCGGTCACGGCGGCCGCGTCGGTGGCCCTGCTCGGCATGGCCGCCTTCGTCACCGGCTCGCCCCTCCAGCTGATGGTCATGGAGAAGGCCGCCGCGGCCCCCTCCCTGGCCTCCTCCGCCAACCAGGCCGCCTTCAACCTCGCCAACGCGGGCGGCGCCTGGATCGGCGGCCTGGCCCTGGCCGCCGGATTCGGGGCCACCTCCCCGGCGACGGCGGGCGCGGCCCTGGCGGTCCTCGGCCTCGCGGTCGCGGCCACGGCACGGGCGGTGGACCGCCGCCGCGCGGCCCTCGCCCCGGCTCCCGGCCGCGTGGTCGCGGGCCACGTGCCGGACTCCGACCGGGCCGCATCCCACGCCGGAGTGACGGACTGACCGTTTCGCGTCACGCGCCGTAGCCCTCCCTCTATCGTGTCGCACGTCGCGATACGACGCGTACGAGGGAGGGTGCGGATGCCTGTGAACGGCGAGGCGGGCGAGCCGGGTTGGGAGGTCGACCCGGACGACGAGTGGGGTGTGGCCGTCCTCACCACGGTGGGGAGGCAGCTGAAGCTGCGCCGCGAGGCGGTGGGCATGCGGGCGGGCGACTTCGGGGTGGCGGTCGGCTATGGCGAGGATCTCGTCTACAAGGTGGAGGGCGGGAAGCGGATCCCCCGGCGGGAGTACCTGGAGAAGGCGGACCAGGTCCTCGACGCGGGCGGTCTCGTCGCTGCGGCCTGGGAGGACGTGAAGAGGGTCCGCTATCCCAAGCAGGTGCGGGAACTCGCCAAGCTGGAGGCGACAGCGGTGGAGGTCTCGTTGTACGCCAACCACAACATCCACGGGCTGTTGCAGACCGAGGAACACATGCGCTCGCTCTTCGACACATGGCTGCCCGCGTACACCGAGGAAGAGACCGAGAGCATGGTTGCGGCACGACTGGCACGCCGGTCGGTGTTCGAGCGGTCCCCGGCGCCGACCCTCAGTTTTGTCCAGGAGGAGGCGACGCTTCGCCGGCCGGTAGGGGGCAGAATGGTGTGGCGTGGGCAGCTCGAACGACTGCTTGAGCTGGGCGAGTTGCGAAGCGTCTCGATTCAGGTGATGCCGACCGACTGCGAGGAGCACTTCGGCACGGGCGGCATGATCGAGGTCCTGAAGTTTCCGGACGGTACGGCGGTGGGGCGCTCCGAAGGAGCGTTCAACGGGCGGCCGGTGTCCGACCCGAAGCAGCTCCGGATCCTTGAGCTGCGCTATGGCATGATCCGGGCCCAGGCTCTCACGCCCCGAGAGTCGCGGGCCGTCATCGAGCAGATGCTTGGAGAGTCATGAACCGCGTCACCTCAGCCTCGGAAGCCCCCGGTCCCGTCTGGTTCAAGAGCAGCTACAGCAGCAGCGGAGACGGCAACGACTGCGTCGAGGTCGCGATAACCCCCGCCACCATCCACATCCGCGACTCCAAGCGCCCCGACGGCCCCCGCCTCGCCGTCGAATCGGCGACGTGGACGACGTTCGTGGCCTGGCCGGGCGCGGTCAGTCCTCGGGTTTGATCTTCGAGGCCACGAAGAGCAGTCCGGCCGTTGCCGCGATGAGGACTCCGGCCAGTTCTTCGTAACCGGTGAAATAGACGACGGGGACGGCGAGCCCGCAGGCTGCCCCGAGCAGCTCGAAGGAGCCCCCGATCAGCCGCCGGGGGCGATTCGCGGGCGGAGGGTGATGGGGGTTGGGCGGGCTTCGCCAGTAGTGGAGAGGGCCCGCCCTGGGCTTCCAGCCGTTCGCCCGGAGTTCCAAGTACTCCGGGTGGTGGCGGGCGTAGCCCAAGCGGCGGGGCGCCAGGCGCTGCCACGGCAGGCGGCCCAGGCGGATCGCGATCCATACGAGCCCCGGCAGACAGGCGACGGCCGCCCAGATGGCCGCGACCACCCGCTCCCCGGTCGTAGGCGACAGGATGCCCAGCAGCCGGTCCAGCTGGCCGCTGGCGGCGTAGGCGATCAACGCGGCCAGGGAGAGCACCGCCGCGGTCCGGTCCAGCTGGTGCCCGGTGTGGCAGCGGGCGCAGCGGGGCACGGACACGGTTTCCATCCGCCAGGTGGAGCGCAGGACGATGATGAACGGGGTCATGGTGGTGTCCGCGTCCCTGTGCAACCCCAGGACGTGGTCGTGCCACGACGGTGGAGTCTCCTCCCCGCAGAACCAGCACTCCCGCACCACGCGTTCCCTCCCCCCGGCCGCCGCGCCGAACCGACGCTGCCAACTAGCCGTCGGCGCCGTTTTGTTCGTTGCGTCGCGCCGTCCTCGCGGCCTGGCCTTCGTGGATGTCGTTCACCCACTCCCAGCCGGGCTCGACCGAAGACCCGAGCCTCGGGTCGTCCGGAGCGCGGCCGTCCCTCAGTGCGTGCAGGTACTCCCGGTCCTGGCCGATCCGCACCCGGACCTGATCGGCGAGGGCGACGGATCCGTGCCCCGGCACGAGCACTTCGACGTCGTCCGCCACCTTCTCCAGGAGCCGTAGCCCGGCGAGATAGTCCTCGACCGGATGCTCCGTGTCGTCGAGCATCGGAACGAAACGATCGGACAGCATGTCGCCGGCGACGAGCACCCCGCGATCCTCGACCAACAGCGCCGCATGGCCCGGAGCATGAGCCGGATGTTCGATCACCCGTACCTCAGGCCCGTCCCACGGAATCAGCTCTGCTCCAGCGGGCAACCCCACGATGAGTCCGAACAGTTCCAACGGTGTCTCGTCGGCGATCTCCGGCGGCAGCCCTGCTGCGACGCGAGCCTTCCACCCCTCTTCCGAGCGGAGCTCTCGCAGGTACGCCGAACAGCGGGCCGTGCCGTAACGCGGCACCTGCCCGAGCTCCGGGTGCCACAACGCGTGATCCCAATCCGGATGCGTCGCAAAACCTGCCACGACGGGCTGACCCAACTGGCGAAGGTCCTCCGCCAGGCAGCCCATCTCGCCGGTCGTCAACCCGGGATCGACGACCAGCACACCGGCCTCGCCCTGCACGACAACGGTGTTGTTCCGCAGCAACTCGCTCTGGTGTACCAGCACACCGTCCGCGACCGGCGTCAGCATGAGGTCTCCTCACATCAGCCTGCAAACCCTTGCCGAGACGGTAGTTCCGGACACTCGGGCAACGCAGCCCTTTGGACAACCCGGTTGCCCGGCGCGCGAAACCCGGGCCCCGGACACGGTGGTCCGGGGCCCGGGTGTGGTGCGGGGCTGCCGTCGGGTCAGACGCTCGTCGTGTGGGCGTGGGCCGCCGCACCGCCGAAGGGCGCCGAGACGCCGAGACCGCCGGTGAGGGCGAACGGGCCGGACTCCGCGTGGAGGCCGGCGGCGAACGCGCCGTCGCCCGCGACGAGGGCCGCGCCCGCGGTGAGGCCGATGCCGCCGGACACCTGGTCCAGGTCCGCGTCGGAGATCTCGGCCGTTTCGACCTGGGGGACAGTGCTCATGGCAGGTCTTTCCTTTCGTGGGGAAGGGGAGCGGTGCGGTACGCACGTCCGTCGACCGGAGTCGGGGCTCCGGCGAGGGCCGTCGGCGTGCCGCGCGCACCGATCAAAGCACGGGGCCGAACGGCCCACCATCGCCGAGCCGCTGCCCGCCACTGCCCGGCGCCGCCGACTTCACCGGTGTGTGAATGCGGTCGGAGAAAGCGTCCGGATCTTCACGCCATCCCCTGGGGCAAAGGGCTCTTCGGCGCCCCGGCGCGCGCGGTCCGCCCAGTGAGCGGTGACCGCGTCGCGACGGTGCGACCGAGCGATGAACACTGTGGAGATTCACGGCCTTTCCGGGACCGATCCGCGGCCGGGCCCCGGCCCACGGGGGTGTGACACTTCAGCACCCCCGTCGGCCTCAGTGGAGGATCCGCTCCACGAACGCGTCGAGGTTGCCCCGCAGGCGCTCGATCTGCTGCTCGACGGTGAGCGACTCCTCCATCCGCCCGCCCGGTGCCGCCTTCTTCTTCCCCCGTACGTACAGCGAGCAGTCCAGGTCGGCGCAGACGTAGAGGCCCACCGAGTTGCCTTCGCGGCCGGCCGGGCCTGCCTTGGGGGCGGTCATGAGGCAGACGCCGCCGCCGGGATGCGTGGTCAGGCACAGCGAGCACATGCTGCGACGCAGGAAGCCGCGGTTGCCGGAAGCGGAGCGCAGGGTCAGGCCGACGGGTCCGGCGGCGCGTTCGAGGACGAGATAGCTGCGGTCGGGCGCGGACAGATCGGACCAGCCCAGGAAGTCCAGATCGTCCCAGTGGTCGAGGTCCGCCAGGTCCTTGGGCAGTGGGAGGCGTTTGGCCGCGCCCTTCGAGCAGTTGACGAACGAGGTACGGATGTCGTGCTCGGTCAGGGGTTTCATGAGGATCCTTCGGGAAGTGCGGTGGACGGTGGCGGGGGGACGACCCCGGCTGCTAGGCCGGTGCGTCGTGTCCGGCGTGCTTCGGCGTCCTGTGCCAGACAGTGAGGCCCGCTACCAGCGCGGCGAGCAGCAGAACGCCCGCCGAGCACCGGTAGGCGACGGAGAAGCCGTGCACCATGCCCTGGTCGAGGGTCGCGCCGTCGGCGTCCGGACCGCGCACGTGCGAGTGGAGGTAACGGCCGGTGGCGCCGGTGGCGATGGTGTTGAGCAGTACGGTGCCCAGCGAAGCGCCCATCTGCTGAACGGTGTTGAGGACGGCCGAGGCCACACCGGCGTCCTGAGCGGGTACGCCCGCGGTGGCCGTCGCGTAGACCGGCATGAAGGTCAGGCCCATGCCCAGACCGAGCAGCAGCAGGGCGGGCAGCACGTGCGTGACGTACTGCGCGTGCACGGTCACGCTGCTGAGCAGCACCATGCCGGCGGCGGCCAGCACCATGCCGGACGACATCAGAGTGCGCGGCGCCGTGCGTGGCAGCAGGCGGGCCGCGATCTGGGTCGCGCCGATGACGATGCCGGCCGAGATCGGCACGAAGGCCAGACCCGTCCGCACCGGCGGGTAGCCGAGGACGACCTGGAGGTAGTACGTCAGGAACAGGAAGACGCCGAACATGCCGATGGTGGCCAGGCCCATCGTCGCGAGCGATCCCGCCCGGACGCGGTCCCTGACGATGCGCAGCGGCAGCAGCGGGCTCGCCGCGCGGCTCTGCCACCACACGAAGGCGGCGAGCAGGACCACTCCGGCCACGAGCGGCGTGAGCACGGACGGGCTGGACCAGCCGCGGGGTTCGGCCTCGCTGAAGCCGTACACGAGGGCGACGAGCCCGCCGCAGCCCAGCAGCGCGCCCGGCACGTCCAGGTGCCCGCTCCGGCGGCCGGAGCGGTCGCGCAGGAAGGCCGGTGCGCCGAGCAGGGCGGCCAGCGCGATGGGCACGTTGACGTACAGGGACCAGCGCCAGTTCAGGTACTCGGTCAGCAGACCGCCCACGATCAGCCCGACCGCGCTGCCGCCGCCGGCCAGCGCACCGTAGACCCCGAACGCCCTGGCCCGCTCCTTGGGATCGGTGAACGTCGTAGCCAGCAGCGACAGGGCCGAGGGCGCCAGGACCGCCGCGAACGCACCTTGCAGGGCCCGCGCCGCGAACAGCATCCCGGGACCGGCCGCCGCGCCGCCCAGCGCGGAGGCCGCGGCGAATCCGGCCAGGCCGATGACGAAGGTGCGCTTGCGGCCCACCAGATCGGCGATCCGGCCGCCGAGCAGCAGCAGCCCGCCGAAGGCCAGCGTGTAGGCGGTGATCACCCACTGCCGGTCGGCGTCCGACATGCCGAGGGCGCGCTGGGCGGAGGGCAGCGCGATGTTCACGACGGTGCCGTCGAGGATCACCATCAGCTGAGCGAGGGCGATGACGGCCAGCGCCCACCAGCGCTTCGGATCCGGTGCCGGAGTCGCGGCGGGGACCTCGTGGTCCGGGGAAGGGCCGGTGGCCGTGGAGGGGGCGGACGGGAGGGATTCCCCTCCAGGACGTTTCTTGCTCATGGCGATCACGCACGTTTCGTGTCGAAGTGCTGACGAGACAGCCGGCCGGGGCGGTCGCGGTGGCGACGACGGGCCGGGGGTACGGAGCACGGGGACACGCCCCCGCGGCCCGCGCGGCGGCTAACCGCACAGGTCAGGACGTCTCGTGACGCGACACCTCAGGAAGGTGCCGAAGACAGGAAACGAAAAAGGGGGGAAGAGCTACCGCGCGCCGCAGAGGAGGGAGGGCACACGGCCGGAGGCAACTATGGCCGCAACGCATTCGGCACGGTCCATGTCTCTCGCCTCCTTCCGGGCAGGGCACGCGGTGCGTGTCGACGCCGAGCGCGCCGAGCGGGGTGGCAGGGAACCCGCCACGCGAAATCCCGGACAGACTAATCCCGTCGACGCCACCGCGCGACCGAATTCGATCGAGCACCCGCGCACGGAGAGCCGTTGACGATGTCCGACACTTGCTGGTGCAGTCCCCGCACGTGGCGATTACCGGCGGAGATCGGTCCCTACCGGCTGGGTCGCCGCGGGCCTGGGAATCTCACTGATCCCCTCCATCGCGCAGACCCCGCCGGTGGAGGGAGTACGCACCGTCCCGATCGTGCCACCGGCCCCGACCCGGCACATCGGCGTCGCCACCATCGTCCGTCGCGGTCTTCCCCAGGTCGTGACGATGGTACGAGCCCTCCAGCGACAGGCCGCGGTGCTGGACCGGACTGGCCCGCACCCCACGGCGTGACCTCATTTCTGCTCATCCGGCTGAGAAGACCGTGGG encodes the following:
- a CDS encoding MBL fold metallo-hydrolase, whose amino-acid sequence is MLTPVADGVLVHQSELLRNNTVVVQGEAGVLVVDPGLTTGEMGCLAEDLRQLGQPVVAGFATHPDWDHALWHPELGQVPRYGTARCSAYLRELRSEEGWKARVAAGLPPEIADETPLELFGLIVGLPAGAELIPWDGPEVRVIEHPAHAPGHAALLVEDRGVLVAGDMLSDRFVPMLDDTEHPVEDYLAGLRLLEKVADDVEVLVPGHGSVALADQVRVRIGQDREYLHALRDGRAPDDPRLGSSVEPGWEWVNDIHEGQAARTARRNEQNGADG
- a CDS encoding helix-turn-helix domain-containing protein, translated to MPVNGEAGEPGWEVDPDDEWGVAVLTTVGRQLKLRREAVGMRAGDFGVAVGYGEDLVYKVEGGKRIPRREYLEKADQVLDAGGLVAAAWEDVKRVRYPKQVRELAKLEATAVEVSLYANHNIHGLLQTEEHMRSLFDTWLPAYTEEETESMVAARLARRSVFERSPAPTLSFVQEEATLRRPVGGRMVWRGQLERLLELGELRSVSIQVMPTDCEEHFGTGGMIEVLKFPDGTAVGRSEGAFNGRPVSDPKQLRILELRYGMIRAQALTPRESRAVIEQMLGES
- a CDS encoding FBP domain-containing protein: MKPLTEHDIRTSFVNCSKGAAKRLPLPKDLADLDHWDDLDFLGWSDLSAPDRSYLVLERAAGPVGLTLRSASGNRGFLRRSMCSLCLTTHPGGGVCLMTAPKAGPAGREGNSVGLYVCADLDCSLYVRGKKKAAPGGRMEESLTVEQQIERLRGNLDAFVERILH
- a CDS encoding MFS transporter, coding for MSKKRPGGESLPSAPSTATGPSPDHEVPAATPAPDPKRWWALAVIALAQLMVILDGTVVNIALPSAQRALGMSDADRQWVITAYTLAFGGLLLLGGRIADLVGRKRTFVIGLAGFAAASALGGAAAGPGMLFAARALQGAFAAVLAPSALSLLATTFTDPKERARAFGVYGALAGGGSAVGLIVGGLLTEYLNWRWSLYVNVPIALAALLGAPAFLRDRSGRRSGHLDVPGALLGCGGLVALVYGFSEAEPRGWSSPSVLTPLVAGVVLLAAFVWWQSRAASPLLPLRIVRDRVRAGSLATMGLATIGMFGVFLFLTYYLQVVLGYPPVRTGLAFVPISAGIVIGATQIAARLLPRTAPRTLMSSGMVLAAAGMVLLSSVTVHAQYVTHVLPALLLLGLGMGLTFMPVYATATAGVPAQDAGVASAVLNTVQQMGASLGTVLLNTIATGATGRYLHSHVRGPDADGATLDQGMVHGFSVAYRCSAGVLLLAALVAGLTVWHRTPKHAGHDAPA
- a CDS encoding MFS transporter; protein product: MPLALLALAVGAFGIGTTEFVMMGLLPDVADDLGISIPTAGHLVSAYALGVVIGAPLLAAATTRMSRRAVLIALMALFVVGNALSAVAPGEISLLAARFVSGLPHGAFFGVGAVVATGMVAPERRARSVSLMFLGLTVANIVGVPAATAMGQQLGWRATFLGVSAIGVAAIAALAFLIPRDSAPAPATGLRGELAALRSLPVWLALGTTVAGFGALFAAYSYITPMLTDAAGFAETSVTLLLALFGVGATAGNLLGGRLADHSLRGTLFGGLASLVVVLALFPLLMRTPVTAAASVALLGMAAFVTGSPLQLMVMEKAAAAPSLASSANQAAFNLANAGGAWIGGLALAAGFGATSPATAGAALAVLGLAVAATARAVDRRRAALAPAPGRVVAGHVPDSDRAASHAGVTD
- a CDS encoding DUF397 domain-containing protein, which codes for MNRVTSASEAPGPVWFKSSYSSSGDGNDCVEVAITPATIHIRDSKRPDGPRLAVESATWTTFVAWPGAVSPRV